A portion of the Toxoplasma gondii ME49 chromosome VIIb, whole genome shotgun sequence genome contains these proteins:
- a CDS encoding membrane protein, putative (encoded by transcript TGME49_259590~Predicted trans-membrane domain (TMHMM2.0):24-47:53-76:85-108:119-153), with product MTDNDSLTATRGAPQRPPAGTFQRAAIALTSVSSVMTGSFLIVFLFELKSECDVPLNWWLLGCIFFSIPATYITNLVKKLYGFDATIGMEIVLLVIGFLWMAIGTIGINMSTTCESTAPLLWWTVFISVTLFWSMAVGATFFLLAIVLIPMAFTGGKSPGFV from the exons ATGACAGACAACGACTCTCTCACTGCCACCAGAGGCGCGCCTCAGCGGCCACCTGCGGGAACCTTTCAGA GAGCG GCGATCGCTCTCAcgagtgtctcttctgtaATGACTGGGTCCTTCTTGattgtcttcctcttcgagtTAAAATCAGAGTGTGATGTTCCTCTCA ACTGGTGGCTCTTAGGATGTATATTTTTT AGCATTCCAGCTACCTACATTACCAACTTGGTCAAGAAACTTTACGGCTTCGATGCTACG ATCGGTATGGAAATTGTTTTGCTCGTAATTGGTTTCCTCTGGATGGCCATTGGCACAATTGGG ATAAACATGTCAACGACATGCGAGTCGACTGCGCCACTGCTGTGGTGGACCGTTTTTATTTCA GTGACCCTGTTCTGGTCTATGGCTGTGGGAGCCACGTTTTTTCTACTTGCAATCGTGTTGATTCCAATGGCTTTTACCGGAGGGAAATCCCCTGGATTCGTTTAG
- a CDS encoding hypothetical protein (encoded by transcript TGME49_259580), with translation MSLSRTIPASPVEAVYFSIVDCLHRDLEAGNFSTIDEETAAAFVAAWKEGIKSRLANPSPLSARVESRSQRRRTTSVIHNSDQPVRHRYTALPEDDDDFEDANVDQPTEAALQDSLGVYLSEEEITFLTSEGGRTPPLLDDLTDVDVRESVQGHIIGTFERVTRPAETGKRLSGVRPACWTLTLNNGVMKVAGREFAFDRLEAEVKES, from the exons ATGAGCCTATCTCGAACAATTCCTGCCTCTCCAGTTGAGGCGGTTTATTTCAGCATTGTGGACT GTCTGCACAGAGACTTGGAGGCAGGAAACTTCTCCACCATTGACGAGGAGACGGCTGCGGCTTTTGTCGCG GCATGGAAGGAAGGTATCAAGTCTCGACTGGCAAACCCATCACCTCTCTCTGCCAGA GTGGAATCCCGCTCGCAACGCCGGCGGACCACCAGCGTCATCCACAA CTCTGATCAACCAGTCCGACATAGGTACACGGCACTCCCAGAAG ACGATGACGACTTTGAGGATGCAAATGTGGACCAGCCGACAGAAGCAGCGCTGCAAGACTCCCTAGGCGTATACCtctccgaagaagagatTACCTTCTTAACCTCAGAAGGAGGACGCACGCCACCACTGCTCGACGATTTAACAGATGTCGACGTGCGAGAATCTGTTCAAGGCCACATAATCGGGACTTTTGAGAGA GTGACAAGACCTGCTGAAACGGGAAAGCGGCTATCTGGTGTCAGACCAGCGTGCTGGACACTGACGCTGAACAACGGAGTCATGAAG GTTGCGGGTCGAGAGTTTGCGTTCGACAGGCTCGAAGCAGAGGTGAAAGAAAGCTAA